In bacterium, the genomic stretch GCGCAGGGCCGCCAGGGTCTCCCAGCCGTCCATGCCCGGCATGGACAGATCGCACAGAACCAGGCCGATCCTCGCCGCGTTGCAGCCGAGTTCTGCGACCGCCTCGGACCCGCCGGACACAGCGAGCACGGAGAAGCCGAGGCCCCTGAGCATCGCCGAGGTCACACTGCGCACGAGATCGTCGTCCTCGACCACCAGCACGGTGCCCCCCGGCCGAACCTCTGCGCCTCCCTTCGGCGACGACCGTGCCGCTTCGCCGAGGAACAGCGGCAGGAAGACCCGGAACGTGCTCCCCCGGCCCGGTTCGCTTCGTACCGAAACAGCCCCCCGGTGGCCCCGCACGATCCCGAGGACCACGGAGAGGCCCAGGCCGCGGCCGGTGTCCTTTTCGGAGAAGAAGGGGTCGAAGACCCGCTCCAGATCCTTGTCCGCCATGCCCCGGCCGGTATCCGCCACCTCGATGCAGGCGTAGGACGCGTCCTGCGGCTCCCAGTCCACGGGATAGCGATGCACCTCGGGAATGTCGGCCGGGGCGACGGTCGTCACGGACAGGCGGACGGCTCCCGTGCGCGTGCCAACCGCCTCCCCGGCATTGGTGACCAGGTTGATGAGAAGCTGGGGCATCTGTTCCTCGGAGGCGCTGACGGTCGGTCCCGAAGCGGGCAGATCGGTCTCCAGGGGCACCCCGGTGGGCAAGGCTGCCCGGAGCAGGGGCAGCAGCCGGTGGCAGGCCTGGGACAGATCAAGCGGCATGAGCTGGCCCGTCGTTCGCCCGGTGAACGTCCGCATCAGGCTGCTCATCTCCGACGCCTCGATGGCCGCCCGCATGGCGATCCCCAGGGAGTGCATCGACCCGACGCCGCGGGACTGCTCGTCCAGGGCCAGCTCCAGGCTGCCGATCACCGCGTGGAGCTTGTTGTTGAAGTGGTGCGCGACGGCCCCGGCCATCCGACCCAGGCTCTCGGCCTTCTGCAGGTGCCGCAGGCGGGTATCGGCCAGCGCGAGCGACGCCTCCACCCGCTTGCGCTCGCTGATGTCGTTGAGCGTGATCCGGCACTCGCCCTTCTGCGGCAGGGCCGCCTGCACGTGCGCCCAGCACAGCGAGCCGTCGGCCCGCGTCATCCTCGTGTCCCAGGAATGCCGCGTTCCCTCCTCGTCGAGCTGCGCGCCCTGGAGAGGGCAGGCGTCGCGGTCGTCGGGGTGCAACAAGCCGAGGAACGGACGCTTGACCAGGGCGCCGCGCGCCACACCGAGCATCGCGGCTGCGGTGAGATTGGCCTCGATGATCAGACCCTGCGGGTTCAGCGTGACGTAGCCGACCGGCGCCTGGTCGTAGAGGTCGAAGTACCTGGCGCGGGAGGCTTCGAGCTCCTCCTGCGCCCGGCGCAGCTCCTCGTTCTGCATCTCCAGCTCGACCTGGTGTACCTGCAGTTCGTGGACCAGCCGCAGTGCCTCCTCCGGCGACGGGGCGTCCCGGGCACTTCGCCGGACCCTGTCTTCACCCTGCACCGACGTGATTCTCCTTCATGCGGTGGACTTCCTGCTCGCGTGTCGCGGCGTCCCGGAGTCGGTAGGCGCACTCGCGGAGCAACCCGTTGAGGAGGAGGCATCCGTCGTCGTTGCTCGACATGAATCCCTGCTCGGAGATGGTGATCATCCGATCCGCCATCTCGAGGATCGACCGGATCTGCAAGTCGGCTTCGTCTTTCATTGGCAGCTCTCGAAGATGTGGTGATGCATCAAACATGCCGACGGCTGGCCAGCGCCTGGTCAAATCACGCAACTGTCTGGAATGTCTCGCAAAACACGACGATATCCGGTCCGATCCCCGCGCGACCTCCGGGACGGCACACGATTTCGAGACATCCTGTGAAACGCAATTCCTGTCCGCCGGACCGCCGGCTAGAATCGCCAGCTCGTCCCCAGCGAGTACATCAGCGCATCCGTGCCGACGCCGGCGGCGTCCTGATAGACCCACCGGCCATCGGACGTGGTCACCGTCATGTCGCCCGTGAGGCGGGAGATCGACTGATACTCCCCGCGGAAGGTGACAGCCCAGCGCTGCGTGACGGCGTACGTCGTCGTCAACCCGAGCCCGACGTAGAATCCCCCGCTGAAGTCGCCTGCGAAGGTCATGTCGCGCAGGTCGTGATAATCGGTGCTGGACGCCCGGATCGCGGGGCTCAGGAGCAGGTGCGTGTCCACCAGAAAGCTCCGGGTCGACCAGTTTCCGCCGATCCCCAGGTAGGGCACGGCGTACGTCTGCTTGTACTCGATGACCTGCCTGTCGGGCTCAAAGGCGCCGACGTTGTCCCGGAATCCGGAAGAGGAGTAGACGTACGTCCCGCCCCGCGCCGAC encodes the following:
- a CDS encoding ATP-binding protein → MQGEDRVRRSARDAPSPEEALRLVHELQVHQVELEMQNEELRRAQEELEASRARYFDLYDQAPVGYVTLNPQGLIIEANLTAAAMLGVARGALVKRPFLGLLHPDDRDACPLQGAQLDEEGTRHSWDTRMTRADGSLCWAHVQAALPQKGECRITLNDISERKRVEASLALADTRLRHLQKAESLGRMAGAVAHHFNNKLHAVIGSLELALDEQSRGVGSMHSLGIAMRAAIEASEMSSLMRTFTGRTTGQLMPLDLSQACHRLLPLLRAALPTGVPLETDLPASGPTVSASEEQMPQLLINLVTNAGEAVGTRTGAVRLSVTTVAPADIPEVHRYPVDWEPQDASYACIEVADTGRGMADKDLERVFDPFFSEKDTGRGLGLSVVLGIVRGHRGAVSVRSEPGRGSTFRVFLPLFLGEAARSSPKGGAEVRPGGTVLVVEDDDLVRSVTSAMLRGLGFSVLAVSGGSEAVAELGCNAARIGLVLCDLSMPGMDGWETLAALRRIVPGIPVILCSGYDRSQAMSGHHPELPQAFLRKPYRQEDLSEAIRRARGAAAATPTTQAR